The proteins below come from a single Nasonia vitripennis strain AsymCx chromosome PSR unlocalized genomic scaffold, Nvit_psr_1.1 chrPSR_random0014, whole genome shotgun sequence genomic window:
- the LOC116418011 gene encoding uncharacterized protein LOC116418011: MEELYACVRFTDELKKNQFVSIKEIKVDKSDTHHIRPATVDDFDPQRQYDILWCLCDTIDCTDINNKSCEYHKGYIVCLAETLADAEEKGNSTRFRLPRKIFSPSDPKLPSNSQTILQKNCSQSTVSGLHNFNEKLVVKLDNLNHAKAIEKAKLRASKEQLGAYAKNQFTGGRKSFLSFSQNDHDNGRSNEDEHNVNGP, from the exons ATGGAGGAATTGTACGCATGCGTCAGGTTTACTGAtgagttgaaaaaaaatcagtttgtATCTATCAAGGAGATTAAAGTTGATAAAAGTGATACGCATCACATAAGACCTGCAACGGTTGATGACTTTGATCCTCAACGCCAGTATGATATATTGTGGTGCCTTTGTGATACCATTGATTGCACAGACATAAACAATAAAAGCTGTGAATACCACAAAGGATACATTGTATGTCTTGCAG AGACTTTAGCCGATGCTGAAGAAAAAGGCAATTCAACTCGTTTTCGCCTtccaagaaaaattttttcaccCTCTGACCCAAAGCTACCTTCAAATTCTCAAACGATTCTGCAGAAAAACTGCAGTCAATCTACTGTCTCTGGTTTGCATAATTTTAATGAGAAGCTTGTAGTAAAACTAGATAAC TTGAATCACGCTAAAGCTATTGAGAAAGCAAAATTGAGAGCTTCTAAAGAGCAATTAGGCGCATATGCAAAGAATCAATTTACAGGTGGTCGGAAAAGTTTTCTGAGTTTCAGTCAAAATGATCATGATAATGGGCGTAGCAATGAAGATGAACATAATGTTAATGGTCCatag